In the genome of Hyphomonas sp. Mor2, one region contains:
- a CDS encoding DUF1343 domain-containing protein, with translation MSILFGIDRLLQDEALRAKLAGRRVGLVGHPASVTASLDHSLYALAALEDIDVTCALGPQHGMRGDKQDNMIETEDYLDPDLGIPIFSLYGEHRRPTPRMLEPLDVVLYDLQDLGCRIYTYLTTLIYVIEEAAKHGKAVWVLDRPNPAGRPIDGLTLRPGWESFVGAAEIPMVHGLTMGEIGAWYIDQKKLDLEYHVVEMQGYRPAAAPGYGWPVDERVWVNPSPNAASLNMARAYGGTVMLEGCTLSEGRGTTRPLEVLGAPDLNANDLITEMQRLAPDWLAGCKLRPAWFEPTFHKHAGQLCEGFQIHAEMAFFDPAVFKSWRVTALALKAIRNLYPDYPIWRGLDFKYEYTEGHPAIDIINGSDELRLWVDDRNATPEDLDRRLETDLNAWRESSTPFHLYQ, from the coding sequence ATGAGCATTCTCTTCGGGATCGATCGCCTCTTACAGGACGAAGCATTGCGGGCGAAACTTGCGGGTCGACGGGTCGGCCTGGTGGGGCACCCGGCATCTGTAACGGCCTCACTTGATCACTCGCTCTACGCGCTGGCCGCTCTAGAGGATATCGATGTCACCTGCGCGCTTGGCCCTCAACACGGCATGCGCGGTGACAAACAAGACAACATGATCGAGACAGAAGATTATCTCGATCCCGATCTCGGTATCCCGATTTTCTCACTCTATGGCGAGCACCGCCGCCCGACGCCCCGCATGCTCGAGCCGCTCGATGTGGTGCTATATGATCTCCAGGATCTGGGCTGCCGGATCTACACTTATCTCACCACACTCATCTATGTGATCGAGGAGGCGGCCAAGCATGGCAAAGCCGTTTGGGTGCTCGACCGCCCGAACCCGGCGGGTCGTCCGATTGATGGCCTGACCCTTCGTCCCGGCTGGGAGAGCTTTGTCGGCGCGGCAGAGATCCCCATGGTGCATGGCCTGACCATGGGCGAGATCGGCGCCTGGTATATCGACCAGAAAAAGCTGGATCTGGAATATCACGTGGTCGAAATGCAGGGGTACAGACCGGCAGCAGCGCCCGGATATGGCTGGCCGGTCGATGAGCGCGTTTGGGTCAATCCGAGCCCAAACGCGGCGAGCCTCAATATGGCGCGCGCCTATGGCGGCACGGTCATGCTGGAAGGCTGCACACTCTCTGAGGGCCGCGGCACGACCCGGCCTCTGGAAGTGCTCGGTGCGCCAGACCTCAATGCCAATGACCTGATCACAGAGATGCAACGCCTCGCGCCAGATTGGCTGGCGGGCTGCAAGCTTCGCCCCGCTTGGTTCGAACCAACTTTCCACAAACACGCTGGCCAGTTGTGCGAAGGGTTCCAGATCCATGCGGAAATGGCGTTCTTTGATCCGGCTGTATTCAAATCCTGGCGCGTCACGGCGCTGGCCCTGAAAGCGATCCGCAATCTCTATCCGGACTATCCGATCTGGCGCGGTCTCGACTTCAAATATGAGTATACTGAAGGCCATCCGGCGATTGATATCATCAATGGCTCAGACGAGTTACGGCTATGGGTCGATGATCGAAACGCGACGCCGGAAGATCTGGACCGGCGGCTGGAGACTGACCTGAATGCTTGGCGAGAGAGTTCCACGCCATTCCACCTCTATCAGTAA
- a CDS encoding DOMON-like domain-containing protein has translation MSDQPVQLHNHPTLLNKGVERLSFQAARKGDGVELRYDLIADLARLSLPETAGGERRDGLWEHTCFEAFFAIDGAPGYVEFNFAPNGDWAAYRFTTYREQEGHLDTVAPTIETQQTEDGLSVCVTLSELPADLKTGPIRLGPSAVIETRDGNKSYWALHHLANKPDFHLIENFKFSLD, from the coding sequence ATGTCTGATCAACCGGTTCAGTTGCATAACCACCCCACCCTTTTGAACAAAGGTGTGGAACGTCTTTCGTTCCAAGCTGCCCGTAAAGGCGATGGGGTAGAGTTGCGCTATGACCTGATCGCGGACCTCGCACGATTAAGCCTGCCCGAAACCGCCGGGGGTGAGCGCCGCGATGGATTATGGGAGCACACCTGTTTCGAGGCATTTTTCGCCATCGATGGCGCGCCCGGCTATGTCGAGTTCAATTTCGCCCCGAATGGCGATTGGGCGGCCTACAGGTTTACAACCTATCGAGAGCAGGAGGGCCATCTCGACACCGTCGCTCCGACAATCGAAACACAGCAGACAGAAGACGGGCTATCCGTTTGTGTGACGCTGTCTGAGCTACCTGCCGATCTTAAGACCGGCCCTATCCGTCTTGGCCCCAGCGCCGTCATCGAAACGCGCGATGGCAATAAATCCTATTGGGCCTTGCATCATCTCGCAAATAAGCCCGATTTCCACCTTATCGAAAATTTCAAATTCAGCCTGGACTAA
- a CDS encoding alpha/beta hydrolase, producing MAEMLIQGPQGRIEARYTPPPYEGASLALILHPHPRAGGTMQDPITIRLYQMFEEKGFGVLRFNTRGVGRSQGVYDQGVGELEDAAFVLDYVENLSESPRYVWCAGYSFGAWITLQLLMRRPEIDGFLAIAPPANHYDLSFLAPCPASGLIISGEADAISKPADVERALTKVRIQKGESIERESIPGANHFFQDKHDDLIDICSAYVDRRLVEDEEKLRREAEAAAAKAGSRKPPIPRALPLKPEDNTPQG from the coding sequence ATGGCAGAAATGCTCATTCAAGGCCCGCAGGGCCGGATCGAAGCCCGCTACACCCCGCCCCCATATGAAGGCGCGTCGCTCGCGCTGATCCTGCACCCGCATCCGCGGGCTGGCGGTACGATGCAGGACCCTATCACGATCCGCCTGTATCAGATGTTCGAGGAAAAGGGTTTCGGCGTGCTGCGCTTCAACACGCGCGGCGTCGGGCGCTCTCAGGGCGTTTATGATCAGGGTGTGGGTGAGCTTGAAGATGCCGCCTTTGTCCTAGACTATGTTGAGAACCTGTCTGAAAGCCCACGCTATGTCTGGTGTGCCGGGTATTCGTTCGGGGCCTGGATCACCTTGCAGCTTCTGATGCGCCGTCCGGAGATTGATGGTTTCCTGGCCATCGCGCCGCCAGCCAATCATTATGATCTGAGCTTCCTCGCCCCTTGCCCGGCCTCTGGTCTGATCATTTCCGGCGAAGCGGATGCGATCTCGAAGCCGGCTGATGTTGAGCGCGCGCTGACCAAGGTGCGCATCCAAAAAGGTGAAAGCATTGAGCGTGAGAGCATCCCCGGCGCGAACCACTTCTTCCAGGACAAGCATGACGATCTGATCGACATCTGCTCCGCTTATGTCGACCGCCGCCTGGTTGAGGATGAAGAGAAGCTGCGCCGCGAAGCCGAAGCCGCTGCCGCCAAGGCTGGTAGCCGCAAGCCGCCTATCCCGCGCGCTCTACCGCTCAAGCCTGAAGACAACACGCCGCAAGGTTGA
- a CDS encoding cysteine desulfurase family protein — protein MIYADYNATAPVRPEARTAMLAALDVGANPSSVHGPGRAARKLLETARSQVSVAIGARAQDMIFTSGGTEANALALHGVVAQLEGKCTILVSAIEHEAVTKNAGYSGVAVETAYVTNTGQLDLDWLRDRLGQWNSDRDGTPVLALMLANNETGVIQPVAEAATLVREAGGLTHCDAVQGLGKVMVNINLLGVDYLALSAHKVGGPQGVGALWVRSGAPLKPVLFGGGQERSLRSGTENLSGIAGFGAATEAAVRDMPKLQTLAPLRDQMEARLREEVGVTVFGAEVERLPQTSNFAIPGFRAETQVMAMDLAGVAVSSGSACSSGKVKRSLVLGAMGVPDELSDSAIRVSFGWNSKPEDFDAVATAWISAMRRAKP, from the coding sequence ATGATTTACGCAGATTACAACGCAACTGCGCCGGTGAGACCGGAGGCGAGGACAGCGATGTTGGCGGCGCTCGATGTCGGTGCCAATCCCTCCAGCGTGCATGGTCCGGGAAGAGCTGCGCGCAAGCTGCTGGAAACCGCCAGGTCGCAGGTCTCGGTCGCGATCGGCGCGCGGGCTCAGGATATGATCTTCACCAGCGGGGGCACCGAAGCGAACGCGCTTGCCTTGCATGGGGTGGTGGCACAGCTTGAGGGAAAGTGCACGATTCTGGTGTCGGCGATCGAGCATGAAGCCGTGACAAAGAATGCGGGCTATTCCGGCGTCGCGGTTGAGACAGCTTATGTCACGAATACCGGCCAGCTGGACCTGGATTGGCTCCGCGATCGGCTGGGCCAATGGAACTCGGATCGAGACGGGACCCCGGTTCTGGCTTTGATGCTTGCAAACAATGAAACAGGCGTGATCCAGCCCGTCGCTGAAGCCGCCACTCTGGTGCGTGAGGCGGGAGGGCTAACGCATTGCGACGCGGTGCAGGGCCTCGGCAAGGTGATGGTCAATATCAATTTGCTCGGCGTCGATTATCTTGCCTTGTCGGCGCATAAGGTCGGTGGCCCTCAAGGCGTTGGCGCACTCTGGGTGCGATCGGGCGCGCCATTGAAACCGGTGCTGTTCGGCGGTGGACAGGAGCGATCTCTGCGCTCAGGGACGGAAAATCTAAGCGGGATTGCAGGGTTCGGCGCGGCCACTGAAGCGGCGGTCCGGGACATGCCGAAACTGCAAACCCTCGCGCCTCTGCGAGATCAGATGGAAGCGCGCCTGCGCGAGGAGGTGGGCGTCACCGTGTTTGGTGCAGAGGTGGAGCGTCTGCCGCAGACCTCCAATTTCGCCATTCCTGGTTTCCGCGCCGAGACCCAGGTCATGGCCATGGATCTGGCCGGTGTCGCGGTCTCATCCGGCTCTGCCTGTTCGAGTGGCAAGGTGAAACGCTCGCTCGTCCTCGGCGCGATGGGCGTGCCGGATGAGCTCTCCGACAGCGCCATTCGCGTGAGCTTTGGCTGGAACAGCAAGCCGGAAGACTTTGATGCCGTGGCCACAGCCTGGATCAGCGCCATGCGGCGCGCAAAGCCCTAG
- a CDS encoding S-(hydroxymethyl)glutathione dehydrogenase/class III alcohol dehydrogenase, which produces MKTRAAVAFEAKKPLEIVELDLEGPKEGEVLVEIMATGICHTDAYTLDGLDSEGVFPSILGHEGAGIVREVGAGVKSVKPGDHVIPLYIPECRECKSCLSSKTNLCTSIRATQGQGLMPDGTSRFSYKGQLIHHYMGCSTFSNFTVLPEIAVAKIREDAPFEKVCYVGCGVTTGVGAVTNTANVQAGDNVVVFGLGGIGLNVIQGAKMVGANKIVGVDINADKEEWGKTFGMTHFVNPRKVKGSLVDHLVELTDGGADYSFDCTGNTDVMRDALECCHRGWGTSVIIGVAEAGKEISTRPFQLVTGRTWKGTAFGGAKGRTDVPKIVDWYMNQKIQIDPMITHVMGLEDINKAFDLMHEGKSIRSVVVY; this is translated from the coding sequence ATGAAAACACGCGCTGCCGTGGCTTTTGAGGCCAAGAAGCCTCTGGAAATCGTTGAACTGGATCTGGAAGGGCCGAAAGAGGGGGAAGTCCTGGTCGAGATCATGGCAACCGGCATTTGCCACACGGATGCCTATACGCTGGACGGGCTAGACTCTGAAGGCGTGTTTCCGAGCATTCTCGGGCATGAGGGCGCTGGCATCGTGCGCGAGGTGGGAGCAGGCGTAAAAAGCGTGAAGCCTGGGGACCATGTTATCCCGCTCTACATTCCCGAATGTCGCGAGTGCAAAAGCTGTCTGTCGAGCAAGACCAATCTCTGCACGTCGATCCGAGCGACACAGGGGCAGGGCTTGATGCCGGACGGCACGTCGCGTTTCTCCTATAAAGGGCAGTTAATCCACCATTATATGGGTTGTTCGACCTTCTCGAACTTTACCGTCCTGCCGGAAATTGCCGTGGCCAAGATTCGCGAAGACGCCCCGTTTGAAAAAGTCTGCTATGTCGGCTGCGGCGTGACGACGGGCGTCGGCGCTGTCACCAATACCGCGAATGTCCAAGCGGGCGACAATGTCGTCGTATTCGGGCTGGGCGGGATCGGCCTGAACGTTATCCAGGGCGCCAAGATGGTCGGCGCGAACAAGATTGTTGGCGTCGACATCAATGCGGACAAGGAAGAGTGGGGCAAGACGTTCGGCATGACCCATTTCGTCAATCCGAGAAAGGTCAAAGGCTCTCTGGTCGATCATCTGGTTGAGCTGACCGATGGCGGGGCCGATTACAGTTTCGATTGCACGGGCAATACGGACGTGATGCGTGACGCGCTCGAATGCTGCCATCGCGGTTGGGGCACGAGCGTGATCATCGGCGTGGCGGAAGCCGGCAAGGAGATCTCAACCCGGCCGTTCCAGCTGGTCACCGGCAGAACCTGGAAAGGCACGGCATTCGGCGGCGCCAAAGGCCGCACGGACGTGCCGAAAATCGTTGACTGGTATATGAACCAGAAAATCCAGATCGATCCTATGATCACCCATGTCATGGGGTTGGAAGACATCAACAAGGCCTTCGACCTGATGCATGAGGGCAAGAGTATACGGTCGGTGGTGGTCTATTAG
- a CDS encoding VOC family protein codes for MYSHMMVGSDDLDKAKVFYDATFQALGGKPGITDPKGRLIYLFNGGVFMVSKPIDGAPATHANGGTIGLAMDSPEQADAWHTAGVAAGGTSIEDPPGWREQPSGRMYLAYLRDPDGNKLCALHRG; via the coding sequence ATGTATTCACACATGATGGTCGGATCAGATGATCTCGACAAAGCCAAGGTGTTTTATGACGCGACCTTCCAGGCGCTGGGCGGCAAGCCGGGGATTACCGATCCAAAAGGGCGTCTGATCTATCTCTTTAATGGGGGCGTCTTCATGGTGTCCAAACCGATTGATGGGGCGCCCGCCACGCATGCGAATGGCGGAACCATCGGTCTCGCCATGGACAGCCCGGAGCAAGCCGATGCCTGGCACACGGCTGGGGTCGCAGCGGGTGGAACCTCGATCGAAGATCCTCCAGGCTGGCGCGAGCAACCGTCGGGCCGAATGTATTTGGCGTACCTGCGCGATCCGGATGGGAACAAGCTCTGCGCGCTGCATCGCGGGTAG
- the sufB gene encoding Fe-S cluster assembly protein SufB, whose translation MDCCGGIDEHEDDCAEVKVKEGIDEGTVAAAKALESENYSAGFETEIETEYAPKGLNPDIVKFISDKKGEPEWLLEWRMKAYERWLTMEEPDWAMVRYAKIDYQDIYYYAAPKAGAKYESIDDVPKEILETYEKLGIPLREAEVLLGVEGAAETAIEARTEGDRPRVAVDAVFDSVSVATTFREELKKAGVIFMSISEAVHEHPELVKKYLGTVVPQSDNYFATLNSAVFSDGTFVYVPPGVRCPMELSTYFRMNAENTGQFERTLIVADKGSYVSYLEGCTAPMRDENQLHAAVVELVALEDAEIKYSTVQNWWPGDENGKGGIYNFVTKRGDCRGARSKISWTQVETGSAVTWKYPSCVLRGDESVGEFYSIAVTNGRQMADTGTKMIHLGKNTRSRIISKGISAGKSDNTYRGLVSVHKKAEKARNFTQCDSLLIGDRCGAHTVPYVENRRADAQLEHEATTTKLADDQLFYVRQRGIGEEEAVALLVNGFVREVLQELPMEFAVEAQSLLKVSLEGSVG comes from the coding sequence ATGGATTGCTGCGGCGGCATCGACGAGCACGAAGACGATTGCGCGGAAGTCAAAGTCAAGGAAGGCATTGACGAGGGCACGGTTGCGGCTGCGAAAGCGCTGGAATCCGAGAATTATTCGGCCGGGTTCGAAACCGAGATCGAGACTGAATATGCGCCAAAGGGGCTCAATCCGGACATCGTGAAATTCATCTCCGACAAGAAGGGTGAGCCGGAATGGCTGCTTGAGTGGCGGATGAAAGCCTATGAGCGCTGGTTGACCATGGAAGAGCCCGACTGGGCCATGGTGCGCTATGCCAAGATCGACTATCAGGACATCTATTATTACGCCGCGCCCAAGGCGGGTGCGAAATATGAGTCGATTGACGACGTCCCCAAGGAAATTCTTGAGACGTATGAGAAGCTTGGCATCCCCTTGCGCGAGGCGGAAGTCCTGCTCGGCGTTGAAGGCGCCGCCGAGACCGCCATCGAGGCCCGCACCGAAGGCGATCGCCCGCGTGTGGCGGTTGATGCGGTCTTTGACTCGGTTTCAGTCGCGACCACGTTCCGTGAGGAGCTGAAGAAAGCCGGCGTGATTTTCATGTCCATCTCCGAGGCGGTGCATGAGCATCCGGAGCTGGTGAAGAAATATCTCGGCACGGTGGTCCCGCAATCGGACAATTACTTCGCCACGCTCAACAGTGCGGTCTTTTCGGACGGGACTTTTGTCTATGTCCCGCCCGGTGTGCGCTGCCCGATGGAGCTCAGCACCTATTTCCGCATGAATGCCGAGAATACCGGCCAGTTCGAGCGGACTCTGATCGTTGCCGACAAGGGCTCGTATGTGTCCTATCTCGAGGGCTGCACCGCGCCGATGCGGGATGAGAACCAGCTCCACGCCGCGGTGGTCGAGCTGGTCGCGCTGGAAGATGCCGAAATCAAATATTCCACCGTCCAGAACTGGTGGCCGGGTGACGAGAACGGCAAAGGCGGGATCTACAATTTCGTCACCAAGCGCGGCGATTGCCGCGGCGCGCGCTCCAAGATCAGCTGGACCCAGGTCGAGACCGGTTCTGCGGTAACCTGGAAGTATCCAAGCTGCGTCCTGCGCGGCGATGAGAGTGTCGGCGAGTTTTATTCCATCGCGGTCACCAATGGCCGCCAAATGGCGGATACCGGCACCAAGATGATCCATCTCGGCAAGAACACCCGCTCGCGGATCATTTCGAAAGGCATCAGCGCCGGAAAGTCCGACAATACCTATCGCGGCCTTGTCTCGGTTCACAAGAAGGCGGAGAAAGCGCGTAATTTCACCCAGTGCGACAGCTTGCTGATCGGCGATCGCTGCGGCGCCCACACGGTCCCTTATGTGGAGAACCGACGCGCTGACGCTCAATTGGAACATGAAGCGACGACGACCAAACTCGCCGACGACCAGCTCTTCTATGTCCGCCAGCGCGGGATCGGCGAGGAAGAGGCGGTGGCGCTGCTGGTCAACGGGTTTGTCCGAGAAGTGCTGCAAGAACTGCCCATGGAGTTCGCCGTGGAAGCCCAAAGTCTGCTCAAGGTCAGCCTGGAAGGTAGTGTTGGTTAA
- the sufC gene encoding Fe-S cluster assembly ATPase SufC: MLKLDQLSATVGEDDEAKTIIDGLSLDVPAGEVHAIMGPNGAGKSTLSYVLTGRDGYEVTGGTATLEGDDLLDMDPEERAAKGLFLSFQYPVEIPGVPVMTFVRTAMNAQRTARGEEEISAPDFIKKSRELGKQLNLTPDMLKRPLNVGFSGGEKKRLEIFQMMMLEPRFAILDETDSGLDIDALRTVADGVNALRNSERGMLVITHYQRLLDHIKPDKVHVLAGGKIIKTGGPELALRLEEEGYDGVLGEAA; encoded by the coding sequence ATGTTAAAACTGGATCAGCTTTCCGCCACTGTTGGTGAGGATGACGAGGCGAAGACCATTATTGATGGCTTGTCTCTGGATGTGCCTGCGGGCGAGGTTCACGCCATCATGGGGCCGAACGGAGCGGGTAAATCGACCCTCTCATACGTGCTCACTGGCCGCGATGGTTACGAGGTTACGGGCGGCACGGCGACTCTTGAAGGCGATGACCTGCTCGACATGGATCCGGAAGAGCGGGCTGCCAAAGGTCTGTTCCTGTCTTTCCAGTACCCGGTCGAGATCCCTGGCGTGCCGGTCATGACCTTTGTGCGCACCGCAATGAATGCGCAACGTACGGCGCGCGGCGAGGAGGAGATTTCCGCACCGGATTTCATCAAGAAATCGCGTGAGCTCGGAAAGCAGCTGAATCTGACACCCGATATGCTCAAACGCCCACTCAATGTCGGCTTTTCCGGCGGCGAGAAAAAACGTCTCGAAATCTTCCAGATGATGATGCTGGAGCCGCGCTTTGCGATCCTGGATGAGACGGATTCAGGACTCGATATCGACGCCTTGCGTACGGTCGCCGATGGCGTAAATGCCTTGCGCAACTCCGAGCGTGGTATGTTGGTCATCACCCACTATCAACGCCTGCTCGACCATATCAAACCAGACAAGGTACATGTGTTGGCCGGGGGCAAGATCATCAAGACGGGCGGGCCTGAACTGGCCTTGCGTCTCGAAGAAGAAGGCTATGATGGCGTGCTGGGAGAGGCGGCATAG
- a CDS encoding SufD family Fe-S cluster assembly protein, producing the protein MVLSVADLKGKFRNPGPAELELIARYAMLPENAQRERTFEAFAMSGLPHRRMEAWKWTDFKAALKAVAASENDSQCAPLPAGDHAVIEFSASGVSLPDTLPDGIQLHEQVHAQALGGAEEVPLGAMTAALSGRVGGLDTLIIEVTGKAAAPLHIVTKGDRDETNFARVSIVVRPDAELDLIESHVGGAGFSSFLVEFDMQSGGSVRRTVLQRGSADEAQAITALVNLGDTSQYSQTALAFGAKVARLETRLTHRESSSHATLNGAYLCAKGFHADFTSHVRHSAPSSVTRQVTKGAVLDGGTGVFQGKFLVPRTIGQHTDADMQHQALLLEDGAEVFAKPELEIYADDVECAHGNTSGALDPNQLFYMRQRGIPEAQARALLTEAFVAEALEDANDTVREAMLDAARSFLSETVL; encoded by the coding sequence GTGGTGCTTTCTGTCGCTGATCTGAAAGGCAAGTTTCGCAATCCCGGTCCGGCCGAGCTGGAACTGATCGCGCGCTATGCGATGCTGCCTGAAAATGCGCAGCGCGAGCGAACATTCGAAGCCTTTGCCATGAGCGGCTTGCCCCATCGCCGGATGGAAGCCTGGAAATGGACCGACTTCAAAGCTGCTTTGAAGGCGGTCGCCGCGTCTGAGAACGACTCCCAATGCGCTCCGTTACCTGCGGGAGACCATGCGGTGATCGAATTCTCCGCCAGCGGTGTATCTTTACCAGACACATTGCCAGACGGAATTCAGCTGCATGAGCAGGTGCATGCTCAGGCTCTGGGCGGCGCAGAAGAGGTACCCCTGGGCGCCATGACTGCGGCGCTCTCTGGACGCGTGGGCGGTCTGGATACGCTGATCATCGAAGTGACCGGCAAAGCGGCAGCGCCTCTTCACATCGTCACAAAGGGCGATCGTGATGAAACAAACTTTGCCCGCGTATCGATCGTGGTGCGTCCGGATGCAGAACTTGATCTGATCGAAAGTCATGTTGGCGGTGCCGGTTTTTCTTCCTTCCTGGTTGAGTTTGATATGCAGTCGGGCGGGTCCGTGCGCCGGACGGTCCTGCAACGCGGCAGCGCGGATGAGGCGCAAGCCATTACCGCCCTGGTCAATCTTGGTGACACGTCCCAGTACTCCCAAACCGCACTCGCGTTCGGCGCCAAGGTGGCGCGCCTCGAAACACGGCTAACCCATCGCGAGAGTAGCAGCCATGCAACGCTGAACGGTGCCTATCTCTGCGCCAAAGGCTTCCATGCCGACTTTACCAGTCATGTTCGCCATAGCGCGCCCTCATCGGTGACGCGGCAGGTCACCAAGGGCGCGGTCTTGGATGGTGGAACGGGCGTTTTCCAGGGCAAGTTCCTCGTGCCGCGCACGATCGGCCAGCATACAGATGCCGATATGCAGCATCAGGCACTTCTGCTCGAGGACGGCGCTGAGGTATTCGCGAAGCCGGAACTGGAGATTTACGCCGACGATGTTGAATGCGCGCACGGCAACACGTCCGGCGCGCTCGATCCGAACCAGCTTTTCTATATGCGCCAACGCGGAATTCCCGAGGCGCAGGCGCGTGCGCTTCTGACCGAAGCCTTCGTGGCCGAAGCGCTCGAAGACGCGAATGATACCGTGCGCGAGGCCATGCTCGATGCGGCCCGTAGCTTTCTTTCGGAAACAGTCCTATGA
- a CDS encoding cysteine desulfurase: MSRPLDLSAIRQEFPILSREVNGKPLIYFDNAASAQKPNAVLDAMSAQGRTAYANVHRGIHTLANETTEAYEAAREKVRSFINAASVDEIIFTKGGTEAINLVAYGLAGEIEAGDEIVLSVMEHHSNIVAWHFLRERYGAVLKWVDVDETGALDMAALEAALTAKTKIVAITHMSNVLGTVTDAQAIVRLAHAVGAEVLFDGCQAGVHLDVDVQAIGCDYYVLTGHKIYGPTGIGALYGKAASLARLRPFQGGGEMIEIVERDRVTYNEAPHKFEAGTPPILQAIGFAAALDWLAQFDKAEVLAHEHALYERAYEAVRGANGLTVHGTAPGKGPVLSFSVDGAHPHDVAQILDRYGVAVRAGHHCAQPLMEHLGVTATARASFGIYNTLEEVDAFIEALHKARGMLI, translated from the coding sequence ATGAGCCGCCCGCTCGACTTGTCGGCGATTCGGCAGGAGTTTCCGATCCTGTCGCGTGAGGTGAATGGCAAGCCGCTCATCTATTTCGACAATGCGGCCAGCGCGCAAAAGCCGAATGCAGTTCTGGACGCGATGTCCGCGCAAGGACGAACCGCCTATGCCAATGTGCATCGCGGGATCCACACTCTGGCAAATGAAACCACCGAAGCCTATGAGGCGGCGCGCGAAAAGGTCCGGTCCTTCATCAATGCCGCTTCGGTAGACGAGATCATCTTCACCAAAGGCGGCACCGAAGCGATCAATCTGGTGGCCTATGGTCTCGCGGGAGAAATCGAAGCCGGCGATGAGATCGTGCTATCTGTGATGGAGCATCATTCCAACATTGTCGCCTGGCATTTCCTGCGTGAACGCTATGGCGCCGTGTTGAAATGGGTCGATGTCGATGAAACCGGCGCGCTGGACATGGCCGCGCTGGAGGCGGCGCTCACCGCGAAGACCAAGATTGTGGCGATCACCCATATGTCGAACGTGCTGGGAACAGTCACGGACGCGCAGGCGATTGTGCGTCTCGCGCATGCCGTCGGAGCCGAAGTTCTTTTTGATGGCTGTCAGGCTGGTGTCCATCTGGATGTTGATGTCCAGGCGATCGGTTGCGACTATTATGTTCTGACGGGGCACAAGATTTATGGTCCCACAGGGATTGGCGCCCTGTATGGCAAAGCCGCGTCACTCGCCCGCTTGCGTCCTTTCCAGGGCGGCGGCGAGATGATCGAAATCGTTGAACGTGACCGCGTCACCTATAATGAAGCGCCGCATAAGTTCGAAGCGGGCACGCCGCCGATTCTGCAAGCGATCGGGTTTGCCGCAGCGCTCGACTGGCTGGCCCAGTTCGACAAAGCAGAAGTGCTGGCACACGAGCATGCCCTTTATGAGCGGGCCTATGAAGCTGTACGCGGCGCCAATGGCCTGACCGTGCACGGGACAGCGCCTGGCAAAGGCCCTGTCCTTTCTTTTTCAGTAGACGGCGCGCATCCTCATGATGTCGCGCAGATCCTGGACCGGTATGGCGTCGCTGTCCGCGCCGGACACCATTGTGCGCAGCCGCTCATGGAACATCTCGGTGTTACAGCTACGGCGCGCGCGAGTTTCGGCATTTACAATACACTGGAGGAGGTGGACGCCTTCATCGAAGCGCTACACAAAGCGCGAGGGATGCTTATATAG
- a CDS encoding SUF system Fe-S cluster assembly protein, with amino-acid sequence MADDLTPRDVIDVSSAPPAEEQPSAIPQAELNRITDDLIAAFKSVYDPEIPVDIYELGLIYKVDIDDDRKVDIDMTLTAPGCPVAGDMPGWIETAARTVEGVEDVEVRLTFDPPWDPSRMSDEARLALNML; translated from the coding sequence ATGGCAGATGATCTGACTCCTCGTGACGTGATTGACGTCTCCTCCGCGCCCCCAGCGGAAGAGCAGCCTTCGGCGATTCCGCAAGCTGAACTCAATCGCATCACGGATGACCTCATTGCGGCCTTCAAATCGGTCTATGATCCTGAAATTCCAGTCGATATTTACGAGCTGGGCCTGATCTACAAGGTCGATATCGACGATGATCGCAAGGTCGATATTGATATGACGCTCACCGCGCCGGGCTGCCCTGTGGCCGGCGACATGCCCGGCTGGATCGAGACCGCAGCGCGAACGGTTGAAGGTGTTGAGGATGTGGAGGTGCGCCTGACCTTCGATCCGCCCTGGGATCCGTCCCGCATGTCCGATGAAGCGCGTTTGGCGCTGAACATGCTTTAA